A genomic window from bacterium includes:
- the tuf gene encoding elongation factor Tu — MAEKFERTKPHVNVGTIGHVDHGKTTLTAALLAVLRASGHRASDKGVDAIDVAPEEKARGITINTAHVEYESDARHYAHIDCPGHADYVKNMITGAAQMDGAILVVSAADGPMPQTREHILLARQVGVPQIVVFLNKVDQVEDAELIDLVEEEVRDLLKKYEYDGNAVTIVRGSALQALENPTDAVKTKPIFDLVAALDTKIPNPVREVEKPFLMPVEDVFSIEGRGTVATGRIERGQVHINEEVELIGVRATAKTVVTGIEMFNKMLDEGLAGDNVGLLLRGVKKEDIERGQVIAKPGSVTPHTEFEAEVYTLTKEEGGRHKPFLKGYKPQFYIRTTDVTGEVTLPEGTEMVMPGDTTNLNVKLLVPVALEERQRFAIREGGRTVGAGVVTKILA, encoded by the coding sequence ATGGCCGAGAAATTTGAGCGAACAAAGCCACACGTGAACGTCGGAACGATTGGTCACGTGGACCACGGAAAGACAACACTCACCGCAGCGCTCTTGGCGGTGCTTCGTGCGTCGGGACACCGTGCGTCCGACAAGGGTGTTGATGCGATTGACGTTGCACCCGAAGAGAAGGCGCGCGGGATTACGATCAACACGGCACACGTCGAGTACGAGTCCGATGCGCGTCACTACGCGCACATTGATTGTCCCGGACACGCGGACTACGTGAAGAACATGATCACGGGTGCCGCACAGATGGACGGCGCGATCCTCGTGGTGTCCGCCGCGGATGGTCCCATGCCGCAGACGCGCGAGCACATCCTCCTCGCCCGACAGGTTGGAGTTCCGCAGATCGTCGTCTTCCTCAACAAGGTAGACCAGGTGGAAGATGCCGAACTCATTGATCTCGTCGAGGAAGAGGTGCGCGACCTCCTCAAGAAGTACGAGTACGACGGCAATGCCGTCACCATCGTGCGCGGTTCGGCACTCCAGGCGCTCGAAAATCCGACGGATGCAGTGAAGACGAAGCCGATCTTCGATCTCGTTGCAGCACTCGACACGAAGATTCCGAATCCGGTGCGCGAAGTGGAAAAGCCCTTCCTCATGCCCGTTGAAGACGTCTTCTCCATCGAGGGTCGTGGCACCGTTGCAACGGGCCGCATCGAGCGCGGACAGGTGCACATCAACGAGGAGGTGGAGCTGATTGGTGTTCGGGCAACGGCGAAGACGGTCGTCACCGGTATCGAGATGTTCAACAAGATGCTCGATGAGGGTCTCGCGGGTGACAACGTCGGACTGCTCCTCCGCGGTGTGAAGAAGGAGGACATCGAGCGCGGGCAGGTCATCGCGAAGCCAGGCAGTGTGACGCCGCACACGGAGTTCGAGGCAGAGGTGTACACGCTCACGAAGGAGGAGGGTGGCCGTCACAAGCCGTTCCTCAAGGGGTACAAGCCACAGTTCTACATCCGCACGACGGATGTGACGGGCGAGGTGACGCTGCCCGAGGGGACGGAGATGGTCATGCCGGGTGACACGACGAACCTCAACGTGAAACTCCTCGTTCCGGTTGCACTGGAGGAGCGACAGCGCTTTGCGATTCGCGAGGGTGGTCGCACGGTTGGTGCCGGTGTCGTCACGAAGATTCTTGCCTAA
- the rpsJ gene encoding 30S ribosomal protein S10 codes for MPKAKDKKQAATTASPEREETSRIRIKIRAYDHKIIDESAKTIVETAKRSGALVRGPVPLPTERRRYTVNRSPFKHKRARDQYEMRIHKRLLDIMQPTPKTVEALTTLNLPAGVNIEVKM; via the coding sequence ATGCCGAAAGCAAAAGACAAGAAGCAAGCGGCCACGACGGCGAGCCCCGAGCGAGAAGAAACATCGCGCATTCGCATCAAGATTCGTGCCTACGATCACAAGATCATTGACGAGTCGGCGAAGACGATCGTGGAGACCGCGAAGCGCTCCGGTGCGTTGGTGCGCGGGCCTGTGCCGCTGCCGACCGAGCGTCGTCGCTACACGGTGAACCGTTCGCCGTTCAAGCACAAGCGCGCGCGCGATCAGTACGAGATGCGTATCCACAAGCGCCTGCTCGATATCATGCAGCCAACCCCGAAGACCGTCGAGGCGCTGACGACACTCAACTTGCCGGCAGGTGTGAATATTGAGGTGAAGATGTAG
- the rplC gene encoding 50S ribosomal protein L3, protein MQFLLARKLEMTQRYDGDRSVPTTILVVSPCTVTQVRTEKKDGYAAVQIASGVRRHVTKALLGHFGGLHHRTARELRTVGVPDVSVGDVMGVSVFAPGDRVNVVATSKGKGFAGVVKRHHFHGHNATHGTKDQVRMPGSIGAGGVQHVFRGKRMAGRMGGDRITVKNLVVVAVDAERQTIELRGAVPGARGALVEIRPYAGYWKS, encoded by the coding sequence ATGCAGTTTCTCCTCGCACGAAAACTCGAGATGACGCAGCGCTACGACGGTGATCGTTCGGTTCCCACCACGATCCTCGTCGTTTCGCCGTGCACCGTCACGCAGGTGCGGACGGAGAAGAAGGATGGGTACGCGGCGGTCCAAATCGCATCGGGGGTGCGTCGGCATGTGACGAAGGCGCTCCTCGGTCACTTTGGCGGACTGCACCATCGTACTGCGCGTGAGCTGCGGACGGTTGGTGTCCCTGATGTCAGCGTTGGCGATGTCATGGGTGTCTCCGTGTTCGCGCCGGGTGATCGGGTGAACGTCGTGGCAACGTCAAAGGGGAAGGGGTTTGCCGGCGTGGTGAAGCGCCATCATTTCCACGGACACAACGCGACGCATGGAACGAAGGACCAGGTCCGCATGCCGGGGTCAATCGGTGCGGGCGGTGTCCAGCACGTCTTCCGCGGGAAGCGCATGGCGGGCCGAATGGGTGGGGATCGGATCACGGTGAAGAACCTCGTCGTGGTGGCGGTGGATGCTGAGCGACAGACGATCGAGCTCCGGGGCGCTGTGCCTGGCGCGCGCGGAGCACTCGTGGAAATTCGCCCCTACGCGGGGTATTGGAAGAGCTAA
- the rplD gene encoding 50S ribosomal protein L4, whose amino-acid sequence MLQAAVYNQAGEKTGAMELPPQVFGVAPSSAVLHQVIVAQEANARHAIAHTKTRGEVSGGGKKPWKQKGTGRARAGSTRSPLWVGGGTTFGPRSVRNFALRINTKMRRQAVRMALSDKVSAERFLIVEEFTPVAGKTKEAAAILHALSAVVPTERRAPSVLVVLDQSQRGAARSMRNLPRTSGIDAAHLNTRDIVKHDLIVATREAVATMIERLNP is encoded by the coding sequence ATGCTGCAAGCAGCGGTATACAACCAGGCGGGCGAGAAGACGGGGGCCATGGAACTCCCCCCGCAGGTGTTTGGCGTTGCGCCGAGCTCCGCAGTTCTCCACCAGGTCATCGTTGCCCAGGAAGCAAATGCGCGTCACGCGATTGCACACACGAAGACGCGCGGCGAGGTCTCTGGCGGCGGCAAGAAGCCGTGGAAGCAGAAGGGGACGGGTCGTGCGCGCGCGGGCTCCACGCGTTCGCCGCTCTGGGTAGGAGGCGGAACCACGTTCGGCCCACGATCCGTGCGAAACTTTGCGCTGCGCATCAATACGAAAATGCGACGCCAGGCCGTGCGCATGGCGCTCTCGGATAAGGTTTCTGCGGAGCGGTTTCTCATCGTGGAGGAGTTTACGCCCGTTGCGGGCAAGACGAAGGAAGCAGCAGCGATTCTTCACGCGCTCAGCGCAGTGGTACCAACGGAGCGTCGTGCTCCATCCGTTCTCGTCGTACTCGATCAGTCGCAGCGGGGTGCCGCGCGGAGCATGCGGAACCTCCCGCGTACGTCTGGCATTGATGCGGCGCACCTCAACACGCGAGACATCGTGAAGCACGATCTCATTGTGGCAACACGTGAGGCGGTTGCAACGATGATCGAGCGACTCAACCCGTAG
- a CDS encoding 50S ribosomal protein L23 has product MAFLKRKHTAKDVVTQQASAPTPPAPASAATIASRPSNVLPYPVLLEPYLTEKSSILAELGQYTFLVHGKSEKVQIARAIADRYHVHPVQVRIMRTTGKRVQHGRTTGWRSGVKKAVITLTAGETMPFGVRT; this is encoded by the coding sequence ATGGCATTCCTCAAGCGCAAGCACACTGCAAAAGATGTCGTGACGCAGCAGGCCTCTGCACCGACACCGCCTGCTCCGGCGAGTGCTGCGACGATCGCATCGCGCCCGTCGAACGTGTTGCCGTACCCGGTACTCCTCGAGCCCTACCTGACCGAGAAATCGAGCATCCTTGCGGAGCTGGGACAGTACACGTTCCTCGTGCATGGGAAGTCGGAGAAGGTGCAGATCGCGCGTGCGATCGCGGATCGGTACCATGTGCATCCTGTGCAGGTCCGCATCATGCGTACGACGGGGAAGCGTGTCCAGCACGGTCGGACCACCGGTTGGCGCAGCGGGGTGAAGAAGGCGGTCATTACCCTCACGGCCGGTGAGACGATGCCGTTTGGTGTGCGCACGTGA
- the rplB gene encoding 50S ribosomal protein L2, with amino-acid sequence MPLVIYKPTSAARRKTSIVRGEVDTRKPEKRLLITKKSTGGRNAQGRITVRHRGGGVKRRIRLVDNKRLRFHDPATVIAITYDPNRNARLALVSYKDGTKSYIIAPHTIEVGMEVLSAAEKIAIRVGNRMPLEHIPTGMLVHDVELQPMQGAKLARGAGVGVQLMAIEGKYAQLKLPSGEVRLVPKTCAATIGQVGNPDARLVRTGKAGRTRRLGIRPTVRGKVMNPVDHPHGGGEGRNSIGLTHPKTKWGRHALGVKTRRKKKWSSVLIVKRRKPKKRK; translated from the coding sequence ATGCCCCTCGTCATCTACAAACCAACGAGTGCAGCGCGACGGAAGACCTCCATCGTGCGTGGTGAGGTGGATACACGGAAACCGGAGAAACGGCTGCTCATCACCAAGAAATCCACCGGAGGGCGAAACGCCCAGGGTCGCATCACCGTCCGCCATCGCGGCGGAGGCGTGAAGCGTCGCATCCGATTGGTGGACAACAAGCGACTGCGTTTCCACGATCCGGCAACGGTGATCGCCATTACGTACGATCCGAACCGCAATGCACGCCTCGCGCTCGTTTCCTATAAAGATGGCACGAAGTCGTACATCATTGCGCCACATACGATCGAGGTGGGTATGGAAGTGCTCTCCGCAGCGGAGAAGATCGCCATCCGCGTTGGGAATCGTATGCCGCTCGAGCATATCCCGACGGGGATGCTCGTCCACGATGTCGAACTCCAGCCGATGCAGGGAGCGAAGCTCGCGCGCGGTGCGGGCGTTGGTGTGCAGCTCATGGCGATTGAGGGGAAGTACGCGCAGCTCAAGTTGCCGTCCGGCGAGGTACGCCTCGTCCCCAAGACGTGTGCCGCAACGATTGGGCAGGTCGGGAACCCGGATGCGCGTCTCGTGCGCACGGGGAAGGCCGGCCGCACGCGACGGCTGGGCATTCGTCCGACGGTCCGCGGGAAGGTCATGAACCCGGTGGACCATCCCCACGGCGGCGGTGAGGGTCGCAACTCCATCGGTCTCACGCACCCGAAGACGAAGTGGGGGCGACACGCACTGGGCGTGAAGACGCGCCGGAAGAAGAAGTGGAGCAGCGTGCTCATCGTCAAGCGTCGGAAGCCGAAGAAGCGCAAGTAA
- the rpsS gene encoding 30S ribosomal protein S19, whose product MSRSLKKGPFTDPKLMKKVGKLKVGDHTIIKTWARASTITPVMVGFTFAVHDGRKHVPVKISEQMVGHKLGEFASTRTFRRHGGKLVKAEAQQKK is encoded by the coding sequence ATGTCTCGATCCCTCAAGAAAGGACCGTTCACGGATCCCAAGCTCATGAAGAAGGTTGGGAAGCTCAAGGTTGGTGATCACACGATCATCAAGACGTGGGCTCGTGCGTCGACGATCACGCCGGTCATGGTGGGCTTCACGTTCGCCGTACACGATGGTCGCAAGCACGTTCCCGTGAAGATCTCGGAGCAGATGGTGGGGCACAAACTTGGAGAGTTCGCATCAACCCGAACGTTCCGCAGGCACGGAGGGAAGCTCGTGAAGGCCGAGGCGCAGCAGAAGAAGTAA
- the rpsC gene encoding 30S ribosomal protein S3, translating into MGKKVHPTAFRLGILTTWSSRWFADRRSYRTYLEQDVGIRTMIKSRFREAGIADVVIERNAKNIAVTVHASRPGVVIGRGGQGAEKLKQDIRTKYFVGADSSVLQLNIVEVERAALSAPVVVQQVIQEIEQRMPFRRVLRQALGRVERAGALGARIQVSGRLNGAEIARRESVRVGSVPLQTLRADISYAQDFAKTIYGSIGVKVWIYRGEVFEEKRGEHRRAPLARK; encoded by the coding sequence ATGGGAAAGAAAGTTCACCCAACGGCATTCCGACTTGGTATTCTCACGACATGGTCGTCGCGTTGGTTCGCCGACCGTCGGTCCTACCGCACGTACCTCGAGCAGGACGTGGGAATTCGTACGATGATCAAGTCGCGGTTCCGTGAGGCGGGTATCGCGGATGTCGTCATCGAGCGCAACGCGAAGAACATCGCGGTGACGGTTCACGCATCACGCCCCGGTGTCGTCATTGGGCGCGGTGGACAGGGCGCAGAGAAGCTCAAGCAGGATATCCGCACGAAGTACTTCGTCGGTGCCGACTCCTCGGTGCTCCAGCTCAACATTGTGGAAGTCGAGCGCGCTGCGCTCAGTGCGCCCGTCGTTGTGCAGCAGGTGATCCAGGAGATCGAGCAGCGTATGCCATTCCGTCGAGTGCTTCGGCAGGCGTTGGGTCGCGTGGAGCGTGCCGGCGCGCTCGGTGCACGCATCCAGGTCTCCGGACGCCTGAACGGCGCTGAAATCGCACGGCGGGAGTCGGTGCGTGTCGGATCAGTCCCACTCCAGACCCTCCGTGCTGATATCAGCTACGCGCAGGACTTCGCCAAAACGATCTACGGTTCGATCGGCGTGAAGGTGTGGATTTACCGTGGCGAGGTGTTCGAGGAGAAGCGAGGAGAGCACCGTCGCGCTCCTCTTGCACGGAAGTAG
- the rplP gene encoding 50S ribosomal protein L16, which translates to MLMPKKLKHRKLHKGRGRRMHPASRKTTVAFGELGLKSLGEHWVTARQIEAARRVMSRVTRKGGKLWIRIFPDHPVTAKGNEVPMGGGKGNVDHYVAVVRPGMVLFEIGGVSAEEARMALRLAGHKLPMKTRVVER; encoded by the coding sequence ATGCTGATGCCGAAGAAGCTCAAACACCGGAAGTTGCACAAGGGCCGCGGTCGCCGTATGCACCCTGCATCGCGGAAGACGACCGTCGCGTTCGGCGAGCTTGGACTCAAGTCGCTCGGGGAGCACTGGGTGACTGCACGACAGATTGAGGCCGCACGTCGTGTCATGAGTCGTGTGACGCGCAAGGGCGGCAAGCTCTGGATTCGCATCTTCCCCGACCATCCGGTGACGGCGAAGGGCAACGAGGTTCCCATGGGTGGAGGGAAGGGGAATGTGGATCACTACGTCGCGGTGGTGCGTCCGGGGATGGTACTCTTTGAGATTGGCGGGGTCAGCGCAGAGGAGGCCCGCATGGCCCTGCGACTCGCCGGTCATAAGCTCCCCATGAAGACGAGGGTCGTTGAACGGTAG
- the rpmC gene encoding 50S ribosomal protein L29, whose translation MDIKTIREKSDAEIVTLLDEYRTKLEELRFRVRARELKNVHELQHTRRAIARMLTVRNERTRVVASPV comes from the coding sequence ATGGATATCAAAACAATTCGTGAAAAATCAGACGCAGAGATTGTGACGCTGCTCGACGAGTATCGCACGAAACTCGAGGAACTTCGCTTTCGCGTCCGTGCTCGTGAGCTGAAGAACGTCCATGAACTCCAGCATACTCGACGTGCAATCGCGCGTATGCTCACCGTGCGCAACGAGCGCACGCGTGTCGTCGCCTCACCGGTGTAA
- the rpsQ gene encoding 30S ribosomal protein S17 — protein sequence MEKSTSTLRKLEGTVVSTAMEKTCVVRVDGLKMHPKYQKAYRVKRNYHVHDPEGRAQVGMVVQFIACRPISKTKRWRLLA from the coding sequence ATGGAGAAGTCCACGAGTACCCTGCGAAAGCTCGAGGGAACCGTCGTCTCGACGGCGATGGAAAAGACGTGCGTCGTTCGCGTTGATGGTTTGAAGATGCACCCGAAGTACCAGAAGGCATACCGCGTGAAGCGGAACTACCACGTCCATGATCCGGAAGGCCGTGCGCAGGTCGGCATGGTGGTTCAATTCATTGCCTGTCGCCCCATTTCGAAAACGAAGCGTTGGCGACTCCTCGCATAA
- the rplN gene encoding 50S ribosomal protein L14 has product MIQHRTMVKSADNTGAKKLQCIRVLGGYRKRTARLGDVATFVIKEATPHSGVKKSDIVHAVLVRTKKETRRQDGSYVRFDENAVVIVDKKSKEPKGTRIFGPIARELRGQGFQKIISLAPEVV; this is encoded by the coding sequence ATGATCCAGCATCGAACAATGGTGAAGAGTGCGGATAACACCGGAGCGAAGAAGCTCCAGTGCATCCGCGTGCTCGGCGGGTACCGGAAGCGCACCGCACGTCTTGGCGATGTGGCGACGTTTGTCATTAAGGAAGCGACTCCGCATAGCGGCGTGAAGAAAAGCGACATCGTCCACGCGGTGCTCGTGCGCACGAAGAAGGAGACCCGGCGGCAGGATGGGAGCTACGTGCGCTTCGACGAGAACGCCGTCGTCATCGTGGATAAGAAGTCGAAGGAACCGAAGGGGACGCGCATCTTTGGCCCGATTGCCCGTGAGTTGCGCGGACAGGGATTTCAGAAAATCATCTCACTGGCCCCCGAGGTGGTGTGA
- the rplX gene encoding 50S ribosomal protein L24, with the protein MRIKKGDTVTIRTGRDRGKAGKVLRTIPGRSAVVVEGLNVLVKHLRPRKQGEHGQRVQFPAPLPASRVMLVCPKCSGSTRIGMRRLEDGSRQRQCKKCAQTFA; encoded by the coding sequence ATGCGCATCAAAAAAGGCGACACCGTGACGATTCGCACCGGACGTGACCGCGGGAAGGCGGGGAAGGTGCTCCGTACCATTCCGGGCCGCAGCGCGGTCGTCGTGGAGGGGTTGAATGTGCTCGTGAAGCACCTCCGTCCACGCAAGCAGGGCGAGCACGGACAGCGCGTGCAGTTTCCGGCACCGCTCCCCGCATCGCGTGTGATGCTCGTTTGCCCCAAGTGCAGTGGGTCAACGCGGATCGGCATGCGGCGGTTGGAGGATGGATCGCGGCAGCGGCAGTGCAAGAAGTGCGCGCAGACGTTCGCCTGA
- the rplE gene encoding 50S ribosomal protein L5, whose translation MTLKERYHKEIIPKLMAELGTPNPMAIPRIEKVVLNSGTGGPARGDKIADIAAQTLERISGQHPVRTMARKSIAAFKIREGNAVGVMVTLRGQRMWDFLEKFITVSLPRVRDFRGLSPTNVDTQGNCSVGFREHVMFPEVASDAVDQIHGLQVTIVTSAHDRKRGLALFSALGFPFRL comes from the coding sequence ATGACCCTCAAGGAACGCTACCACAAGGAGATTATTCCGAAGCTCATGGCAGAGCTCGGCACGCCGAACCCGATGGCCATCCCGCGCATCGAGAAGGTTGTATTGAATTCTGGAACGGGCGGTCCGGCGCGCGGTGACAAGATTGCGGACATCGCGGCGCAGACCCTCGAGCGCATCTCCGGCCAGCACCCCGTTCGGACGATGGCTCGGAAGTCCATCGCGGCGTTCAAGATTCGCGAGGGGAACGCCGTTGGCGTTATGGTGACGCTCCGCGGGCAGCGGATGTGGGATTTCCTGGAGAAGTTTATAACGGTTTCCCTCCCGCGCGTTCGTGACTTTCGTGGGCTCTCGCCAACGAATGTTGACACGCAGGGGAATTGTTCGGTAGGATTTCGAGAGCACGTCATGTTCCCGGAGGTGGCGTCGGATGCGGTGGACCAGATCCACGGTTTGCAGGTGACGATCGTGACGAGTGCACACGATCGGAAACGCGGCCTCGCGCTCTTCAGCGCACTGGGGTTCCCCTTTCGGTTGTAA
- a CDS encoding type Z 30S ribosomal protein S14, translating into MARTAIIVKAARSRVNPKFSSRVLRRCWRCARGRGFMRDFELCRICFRELANRGELPGIKKASW; encoded by the coding sequence ATGGCTCGAACAGCAATCATCGTGAAGGCCGCGCGCTCCCGTGTGAATCCCAAGTTCTCGTCGCGCGTCCTGCGTCGCTGCTGGCGGTGTGCCCGAGGTCGCGGGTTTATGCGCGATTTCGAGCTCTGTCGCATCTGCTTCCGCGAACTCGCGAACCGTGGTGAACTTCCGGGAATTAAAAAGGCAAGTTGGTGA
- the rpsH gene encoding 30S ribosomal protein S8, which yields MMTDPIADMLTRIRNAQSVGRPTVQLPASKVKRAIAELLAREGWLARVDVRTPSTGKRGEQSPHHELVLTLRYRRPGEPQIQSIRRISRPGHRVYVKHGAIPTVKRGAGMAILSTPQGIVTNREAKVAGIGGELICELY from the coding sequence ATGATGACCGACCCGATTGCTGACATGCTCACCCGGATCCGGAATGCACAGTCCGTTGGAAGGCCAACGGTGCAGCTTCCGGCGTCCAAGGTGAAGCGCGCCATTGCGGAGCTCCTCGCACGCGAGGGGTGGCTTGCCCGCGTGGACGTGCGCACGCCATCTACCGGGAAGCGTGGCGAGCAGTCACCGCATCACGAGCTCGTCCTCACGCTGCGCTACCGTCGGCCTGGAGAACCACAGATTCAGTCCATTCGTCGCATCTCACGGCCGGGTCATCGCGTCTACGTCAAGCATGGAGCGATCCCGACGGTGAAGCGTGGAGCTGGTATGGCAATCCTTTCCACCCCACAGGGGATTGTGACGAACCGTGAGGCGAAGGTCGCGGGTATCGGCGGCGAACTCATTTGTGAACTGTACTGA
- the rplF gene encoding 50S ribosomal protein L6 has protein sequence MSRIGKQPIRIPDQVTVTRGDGRAVVRGPKGEVLVPIHRNVMVDEQGGVLTVTVVRPNVKDDRALWGLTTRLLTNAILGVTVGYTKRLEVHGVGFRVTAKGSTLEFLLGYSHPVPFELPDGVTATIEKNTVTVSGIDKQLVGEVAAKMHALRKPDAYHGKGVRYSGVILKLKPGKAAKGAGG, from the coding sequence ATGAGTCGAATCGGGAAACAACCCATCCGCATTCCGGACCAGGTCACCGTTACACGGGGAGATGGTCGTGCGGTCGTGCGTGGACCAAAGGGTGAAGTCCTCGTACCAATTCACCGCAACGTGATGGTGGACGAGCAGGGAGGAGTGCTCACCGTCACCGTCGTGCGACCGAACGTCAAGGATGATCGCGCGCTCTGGGGGCTCACGACGCGACTCCTCACGAACGCGATCCTCGGTGTCACCGTTGGCTACACGAAGCGGCTTGAGGTTCATGGCGTTGGTTTTCGCGTGACGGCGAAGGGGAGTACACTCGAGTTCCTCCTTGGATACTCGCATCCAGTCCCCTTCGAGCTGCCGGACGGCGTGACGGCGACCATCGAGAAGAATACGGTGACCGTTTCCGGTATTGACAAGCAGCTCGTCGGCGAAGTCGCGGCGAAGATGCACGCGCTCCGGAAACCCGATGCGTACCACGGAAAGGGCGTGCGGTACTCTGGCGTGATCCTGAAGCTCAAGCCCGGGAAGGCCGCGAAGGGAGCCGGAGGGTAG
- the rplR gene encoding 50S ribosomal protein L18 yields MSKRFIIRMSPRARRHRRVRARIIGTAQRPRLSVFRSAKHVYAQLIDDAAGRTVAAASDSDVSVSDTASRKTAIAHAVGGVLAKRAVALGVSAVVFDRGGYTYHGRVQAVADGAREGGLTL; encoded by the coding sequence ATGTCCAAGCGTTTCATCATTCGCATGTCACCGCGAGCACGTCGCCACCGACGCGTGCGTGCGCGTATCATCGGTACCGCGCAGCGGCCGCGGCTTTCGGTTTTTCGTAGTGCGAAACACGTGTACGCGCAGCTCATTGACGATGCTGCCGGCCGCACCGTTGCAGCCGCATCTGATAGCGATGTCTCCGTGAGCGATACCGCATCACGGAAGACCGCCATCGCGCATGCGGTCGGGGGTGTACTCGCGAAGCGTGCAGTGGCACTCGGGGTCTCTGCGGTGGTGTTCGATCGTGGCGGGTACACGTACCACGGCCGTGTGCAGGCAGTCGCAGACGGCGCGCGTGAGGGCGGTCTCACTCTGTAG
- the rpsE gene encoding 30S ribosomal protein S5, translating to MPGIKDKKTEARPSGARGRGAAGGRGRPDGRGRGPRRGEHEREKEEFEQKILDLARVTRVTAGGKRMRFRACVCLGDKKGRVGIGVAKGADVSTAISKATTRAKREIITVPMDRETIPHDIEVKFKAAKVLMKPAPKGSGIIAGGVVRLVLDLAGVSNVSAKMLGSSNKVSNAKATMLALSSLRARTR from the coding sequence ATGCCAGGAATAAAGGACAAGAAGACCGAGGCGCGACCGTCGGGAGCGCGTGGTCGCGGTGCCGCAGGGGGGCGGGGACGCCCCGATGGTCGCGGGCGCGGGCCACGTCGTGGTGAGCACGAGCGCGAGAAGGAGGAGTTCGAGCAGAAGATTCTCGACCTCGCGCGCGTCACACGCGTGACGGCAGGCGGCAAGCGCATGCGTTTCCGTGCGTGCGTTTGCTTGGGTGACAAGAAGGGCCGCGTTGGTATCGGTGTCGCGAAGGGTGCCGATGTCTCCACCGCGATCTCGAAGGCGACCACGCGCGCGAAGCGGGAGATTATCACCGTGCCGATGGATCGCGAGACCATCCCCCATGACATCGAGGTGAAGTTTAAGGCCGCGAAGGTCCTCATGAAGCCCGCACCGAAAGGGAGCGGCATCATTGCCGGTGGTGTGGTGCGGCTCGTCCTCGATCTCGCAGGCGTGTCGAACGTCTCCGCGAAAATGCTCGGATCATCGAACAAGGTATCCAATGCGAAGGCGACCATGCTCGCGCTCTCCTCGCTTCGTGCTCGCACGCGTTGA
- the rplO gene encoding 50S ribosomal protein L15 — protein sequence MYSLHTLKPSPKSTHTTKRLGRGHGSGRGKTAGRGTKGQKARSGGRGGLKRLGMRPMLLQQPKKRGFRSPHEKCASVNIGDVAAAVAAGTTVTPKILVGVRLIAHRRHGAKVLGGGTCDKQLVFKGLEVSASAKAKIEAAGGSVITETR from the coding sequence ATGTACTCCCTCCACACGCTCAAGCCATCTCCGAAGAGCACCCACACGACGAAGCGACTTGGTCGCGGTCATGGTTCTGGTCGCGGGAAGACCGCAGGGCGCGGCACGAAAGGACAGAAGGCCCGCAGCGGCGGTCGCGGCGGTCTCAAGCGACTCGGCATGCGTCCGATGCTCCTCCAACAGCCCAAGAAGCGCGGGTTCCGGAGTCCGCACGAGAAGTGCGCTTCGGTGAACATTGGTGATGTCGCCGCTGCGGTTGCCGCGGGGACAACCGTCACGCCAAAGATTCTCGTCGGTGTGCGGCTCATCGCGCACCGCCGTCACGGCGCGAAGGTACTCGGTGGTGGCACGTGCGACAAGCAGTTGGTCTTCAAAGGCCTCGAGGTCTCCGCGAGTGCAAAGGCGAAGATTGAAGCAGCGGGCGGTAGCGTCATCACGGAAACGCGTTGA